One Rhodobacter sp. CZR27 DNA segment encodes these proteins:
- a CDS encoding DUF3604 domain-containing protein, which produces MAALCLGLAARADDDVGTLTPEKAERSFKAEPAYSPYAGRAFPMRPLFGDTHLHTAASFDAGTFGARITPRYAYRLARGEEITSSSGQPVKLSRPLDFLVVADHSDNMGMFPDLYAGKPEVLADPQARTWYDMIMAGQGGTAALEIIKAFGAGALPKSMIYGPDTRPYKLAWQDTIAASEEYNDPGRFTAFIGYEWTSNTGGNNLHRNVIFRDGGDKAGQVVPYTTMAPLGSDNPRDLWTWMQAYEDKTGGDVLAIAHNGNLSNGRMFPLIESFTGRPVDQEYVETRARWERLYEATQTKGDGETHPLLSPNDEFANFERWDFGNLDASVRKTPDMLEFEYARSALRNGLKLEADLGTNPYKFGMIGSTDAHTGLAAVEEDNFFGKTTPQEPSPHRLSATFVDNPQTRIKVMDWQVSASGYAAVWATENTREAIWDAMQRKETYGTTGSRMAVRFFGGWDFDPADATSRNPGAIGYSKGVPMGGDLTAAPDGKVPTFLVAALKDPLGGNLDRYQIVKGWLDDQGQTHEQVHDVAWSDDRTPGADGKLPPVGSTVDVANATWTNTIGAPELIAVWKDPDFDPDQRAFYYGRVIEIPTPRWTAYDAKRFATKPLDGSEMTVTERAYTSPIWYTP; this is translated from the coding sequence ATGGCTGCGTTGTGTCTCGGTCTGGCGGCACGTGCCGACGATGACGTGGGAACGCTGACGCCTGAGAAGGCCGAGCGCTCCTTCAAGGCCGAGCCCGCCTATTCCCCCTATGCGGGGCGCGCCTTTCCGATGCGGCCGCTCTTCGGCGACACGCATCTGCACACGGCGGCGTCCTTCGATGCCGGAACCTTCGGCGCCCGGATCACTCCGAGGTACGCCTACCGGCTGGCGCGGGGCGAGGAGATCACCTCGTCCAGCGGTCAGCCGGTGAAGCTCTCGCGACCGCTCGACTTCCTGGTGGTGGCTGACCATTCCGACAACATGGGCATGTTCCCAGACCTCTACGCGGGAAAGCCGGAAGTCCTTGCCGACCCGCAGGCACGTACCTGGTACGACATGATCATGGCAGGACAGGGCGGCACCGCTGCGCTGGAGATCATCAAGGCCTTTGGCGCGGGGGCCCTTCCAAAGTCGATGATCTACGGACCCGACACGCGCCCCTACAAGCTGGCCTGGCAGGATACGATCGCCGCTTCCGAGGAATACAACGACCCTGGCCGCTTCACGGCCTTCATCGGCTATGAATGGACCTCGAACACGGGCGGCAACAACCTGCACCGCAACGTGATCTTCCGCGATGGCGGCGACAAGGCGGGTCAGGTCGTGCCCTATACCACGATGGCGCCGCTCGGCAGCGACAATCCGCGCGATCTCTGGACGTGGATGCAGGCCTACGAGGACAAGACGGGCGGCGACGTCCTGGCCATCGCGCACAACGGCAACCTGTCGAACGGGCGGATGTTTCCGCTGATCGAGTCCTTCACGGGCCGCCCGGTCGATCAGGAGTACGTCGAGACGCGCGCGAGGTGGGAGCGGCTCTACGAGGCGACCCAGACCAAGGGAGACGGCGAGACACATCCGCTTCTGTCCCCGAACGACGAGTTCGCGAACTTCGAGCGGTGGGATTTCGGCAACCTCGACGCCTCGGTACGCAAGACGCCCGACATGCTGGAGTTCGAGTACGCGCGTTCGGCCTTGCGCAACGGGCTGAAGCTCGAGGCCGACCTGGGCACGAACCCCTACAAGTTCGGGATGATCGGCAGCACCGATGCCCATACCGGGCTGGCCGCCGTGGAAGAGGACAACTTCTTTGGCAAGACCACCCCGCAGGAGCCGAGCCCGCATCGCCTGAGTGCAACCTTCGTCGACAACCCGCAAACCCGGATCAAGGTGATGGACTGGCAGGTGAGCGCCTCGGGCTATGCCGCCGTCTGGGCGACCGAGAACACCCGCGAGGCGATCTGGGACGCGATGCAGCGCAAGGAAACCTATGGGACGACCGGGTCGCGCATGGCCGTGCGGTTCTTCGGCGGCTGGGATTTCGATCCGGCGGACGCCACCAGCCGCAACCCGGGCGCCATCGGTTATTCCAAGGGCGTTCCGATGGGCGGCGACCTGACGGCGGCGCCCGACGGCAAGGTTCCGACCTTCCTCGTGGCGGCGCTCAAGGACCCTCTCGGCGGCAACCTCGACCGCTACCAGATCGTGAAGGGCTGGCTCGACGATCAGGGCCAGACGCACGAACAGGTGCATGACGTGGCCTGGAGCGACGACCGGACGCCCGGTGCCGATGGCAAGTTGCCCCCGGTCGGCAGTACCGTGGATGTCGCGAACGCGACCTGGACGAACACCATCGGCGCGCCCGAACTGATTGCCGTGTGGAAGGATCCGGATTTCGATCCCGACCAGCGCGCCTTCTACTACGGCCGGGTGATCGAGATCCCCACGCCGCGCTGGACCGCCTATGACGCGAAGCGGTTCGCCACAAAGCCTCTGGACGGATCGGAGATGACCGTGACCGAACGCGCTTACACTTCGCCGATCTGGTACACGCCCTGA
- a CDS encoding peptidyl-prolyl cis-trans isomerase: protein MREPLLHFLVLALAVFAFHRLVASPAEDVGGRIVVSAHKIEQMEAIFTRTRMRPPTAEELKLLIDDHVAEELFVREAVTLGLDQDDTVIRRRLRQKMEFLIAAEVEAQAPTDTELQAYLDAHPDAFDTGAMVGFEQVFLSPQAHGDRIEADAQVMLAALQADPAADPAGFGDPTLLPALLPPSDAAGIDGTFGPGFAAAMAGAEPGAWVGPLTSAYGKHLVRVTERQDARRPRLDEIHAIVAREWTNERTRNALQEHLGDLLARHDVVIDLPQPAAPP, encoded by the coding sequence ATGCGGGAGCCGCTGCTGCATTTCCTGGTGCTGGCGCTGGCGGTGTTCGCATTCCACCGCCTGGTTGCGTCCCCTGCCGAGGACGTGGGGGGGAGGATCGTCGTCTCCGCCCACAAGATCGAGCAGATGGAAGCGATCTTTACCCGGACCCGGATGCGCCCGCCGACGGCGGAGGAGCTGAAGCTGTTGATCGACGATCACGTCGCGGAGGAACTCTTCGTGCGGGAGGCGGTGACGCTCGGCCTCGATCAGGACGACACGGTGATCCGCCGCCGCCTGAGGCAGAAGATGGAATTCCTGATCGCTGCCGAGGTGGAGGCGCAGGCTCCCACGGATACCGAGTTGCAGGCCTACCTCGACGCGCATCCCGACGCCTTCGACACCGGCGCGATGGTCGGATTCGAGCAGGTCTTTCTCAGCCCACAGGCTCACGGCGACCGAATCGAAGCGGATGCGCAGGTGATGCTCGCGGCGTTGCAGGCCGATCCGGCTGCCGACCCCGCGGGGTTTGGCGATCCCACGCTGCTGCCTGCATTACTGCCGCCCTCGGACGCCGCCGGGATCGACGGCACCTTCGGTCCGGGCTTTGCGGCTGCGATGGCAGGGGCGGAACCCGGCGCTTGGGTCGGGCCGCTGACGTCGGCCTACGGGAAGCATCTCGTGCGCGTCACGGAACGGCAGGATGCCCGGCGGCCCCGGCTGGACGAAATCCACGCCATCGTCGCGCGGGAATGGACGAACGAACGGACCCGGAACGCCCTGCAGGAGCATCTGGGCGACCTCCTTGCCCGGCACGACGTCGTCATCGACCTTCCGCAACCGGCGGCTCCGCCATGA
- the istB gene encoding IS21-like element helper ATPase IstB: MTAAAPHPVDVHALPAMLTALRLPSIQRHWPMLAERADAEGWPASRFLAALAEVELADRDARRIQRHLQQSELPGGKTLATLDFKALSGVTRARIEALAAGDWVETGANLIAIGNSGAGKSHVLCAIGHALVEAGKRVLYTPTTDIVQRLQAARRDLVLEAALAKLDKFDLIILDDITYAQKDQAESSVLFELIARRYETRSLAIAANQPFSAWNRVFPDQAMTVAAIDRLVHHATILEMNGESFRRRAAARRRSTEPVAAPTTSSDNIGVEATDNINDKQREISAD; the protein is encoded by the coding sequence ATGACCGCCGCTGCCCCGCACCCCGTCGATGTGCATGCGTTGCCCGCCATGCTCACGGCTCTGCGCCTGCCCAGCATCCAGCGCCACTGGCCGATGCTCGCCGAGCGTGCCGACGCCGAGGGCTGGCCCGCCTCGCGCTTCCTCGCAGCCCTGGCCGAGGTCGAGCTCGCCGATCGCGATGCCCGCCGCATCCAGCGCCATCTGCAGCAGTCCGAACTTCCCGGCGGCAAGACGCTGGCAACGCTTGACTTCAAGGCGCTGTCCGGCGTGACCCGGGCCCGCATCGAGGCGTTGGCCGCCGGGGATTGGGTTGAGACCGGCGCCAATCTCATCGCCATCGGCAACTCGGGCGCCGGCAAGAGCCACGTTCTCTGTGCCATCGGCCATGCCCTCGTCGAGGCCGGCAAGCGCGTCCTCTACACCCCCACCACCGACATCGTGCAGAGGCTGCAGGCCGCGCGCCGCGACCTCGTCCTTGAGGCCGCCCTCGCGAAGCTCGACAAATTCGACCTGATTATCCTCGACGACATCACCTACGCCCAGAAGGACCAGGCCGAGAGCTCGGTGCTCTTCGAGCTCATCGCCCGGCGCTACGAGACCAGAAGCCTCGCCATCGCCGCCAACCAGCCCTTCAGCGCCTGGAACCGCGTCTTCCCCGATCAGGCCATGACCGTCGCCGCCATCGACCGGCTGGTTCACCACGCGACCATCCTCGAGATGAACGGCGAGAGCTTCCGCCGACGCGCCGCCGCACGACGCCGATCCACGGAGCCTGTCGCTGCGCCGACAACCTCCAGCGACAACATCGGCGTCGAAGCCACCGACAACATCAACGACAAGCAGAGGGAGATCAGCGCCGACTAA
- a CDS encoding type II toxin-antitoxin system RelE/ParE family toxin, giving the protein MGYRILPAAAADLQEIADFIALDSPQAALRWLDGLEERFELLGDMPGTGVQRPDLRLLPVGRYLVLYWAVDGDAEIVRVLHGARQWQDLIG; this is encoded by the coding sequence ATGGGCTATCGCATCCTGCCCGCCGCCGCGGCGGATCTGCAGGAAATCGCCGACTTCATTGCCCTCGACAGTCCGCAGGCGGCTCTTCGATGGCTCGACGGACTGGAGGAGCGTTTCGAACTCCTCGGCGACATGCCGGGCACGGGGGTTCAGCGCCCCGACCTCCGGCTGCTTCCGGTGGGGCGTTATCTGGTGCTTTACTGGGCAGTCGATGGCGACGCCGAGATCGTCCGCGTGCTGCACGGCGCGCGCCAGTGGCAGGACCTGATTGGCTGA
- a CDS encoding HupE/UreJ family protein, translating to MRRPGAVAVIAIAQALWSAPALAHETRPAYLDLREVVPGRVDVMWKVPARGELRLAIQARLPEACIADAEPTREIVGSAHVERWSADCVGGLKGGLVSIDGLEATLTDALVRIAHADGTTEVAHLKPDAPAFRIAGGQTPLRVAATYFGLGVEHILAGIDHLLFVLALVLLIRGIRMLIKTITAFTVAHSLTLAGSTLGWFSLPQAPVEAAIALSIAFVARELLKTRPGEQRLSAAYPWLVAFSFGLLHGFGFAGALKETGLPQTDVPLALLAFNLGVEAGQLLFVGMVMSLVWIGRKLRRLDALPLLDAASYGIGTVATFWFIERVAAFELP from the coding sequence ATGAGGCGTCCTGGGGCCGTTGCCGTCATCGCGATCGCGCAGGCGCTCTGGTCGGCTCCGGCGCTGGCGCATGAGACCCGTCCCGCCTACCTCGACCTGCGCGAGGTCGTGCCGGGCAGGGTCGACGTGATGTGGAAGGTCCCGGCGCGGGGCGAACTTCGTCTGGCCATCCAGGCGAGACTTCCCGAAGCCTGCATCGCGGACGCTGAGCCGACGCGGGAGATCGTCGGAAGCGCCCATGTCGAACGCTGGTCGGCGGACTGCGTCGGCGGCCTGAAGGGCGGTCTCGTCTCGATCGACGGCCTCGAGGCGACGCTGACCGACGCCCTGGTGCGGATCGCGCATGCCGACGGGACGACCGAGGTCGCCCACCTGAAGCCCGATGCGCCCGCCTTCCGCATCGCGGGCGGGCAGACCCCGCTCAGGGTCGCCGCGACCTACTTCGGGCTCGGGGTCGAGCATATCCTTGCGGGCATCGACCACCTGCTGTTCGTACTGGCCCTGGTCCTGCTGATCCGGGGCATCCGGATGCTGATCAAGACCATCACCGCCTTCACCGTCGCGCACAGCCTGACACTGGCGGGCTCGACGCTCGGCTGGTTCAGCCTGCCGCAGGCTCCGGTCGAGGCGGCAATCGCCCTCAGCATCGCCTTCGTCGCCCGCGAGCTGCTCAAGACGCGGCCCGGCGAGCAGCGGCTGTCCGCGGCGTACCCCTGGCTCGTCGCGTTTTCGTTCGGCCTGCTTCACGGCTTCGGATTTGCCGGTGCGCTGAAGGAAACCGGCCTGCCGCAGACCGATGTGCCCCTTGCGCTTCTGGCCTTCAACCTGGGCGTCGAAGCAGGGCAACTGCTGTTCGTGGGAATGGTCATGTCGCTGGTCTGGATCGGCAGGAAGCTCCGGAGACTCGACGCCCTGCCGCTTCTTGATGCGGCGTCCTATGGTATCGGAACCGTGGCGACCTTCTGGTTCATCGAGCGGGTGGCGGCTTTCGAACTCCCCTGA
- a CDS encoding BLUF domain-containing protein, translated as MISDLVSLTYRSRLGLADPAAGILRILQASRVRNPRLGITGILLYNGFHFVQTIEGPRATCNELFAQISKDPRHSQIVAFGLTKLEQRLFPDWSMRLISRTELRETMPELKLLDLKEPEDIERLHGRILASLSAPGESE; from the coding sequence ATGATCAGCGACCTGGTATCATTGACCTACAGAAGCCGCCTCGGCCTCGCCGATCCGGCGGCAGGCATCCTCCGCATCTTGCAGGCGAGCCGGGTGCGAAACCCGCGGCTCGGCATCACGGGGATCCTGCTCTACAACGGCTTTCACTTCGTCCAGACGATCGAGGGGCCGCGAGCCACCTGCAACGAACTGTTCGCGCAGATCTCGAAGGATCCGCGGCATTCGCAGATCGTTGCCTTTGGGCTGACAAAGCTCGAACAAAGGCTGTTTCCAGATTGGTCCATGCGCCTGATCTCGCGGACCGAACTGCGTGAAACCATGCCCGAACTGAAGCTGCTTGACCTGAAGGAGCCCGAGGACATCGAGCGGCTTCACGGCCGGATCCTCGCCAGCCTCTCAGCGCCGGGCGAGAGCGAATAG
- the istB gene encoding IS21-like element helper ATPase IstB: protein MTSREIDIHTLPGMLTTLRLPSFHKLWAETATRADTEGWPAARFLAVLAEYELAERDMRRIRRHLNEAQLPAGKTLATFDFKALPTLPRARVEALAAGDWLEGGGNLIAIGNSGTGKTHVLCAIGHALIETGHRVFYTRTSDLVQRLQAARRDLVLEAALAKLDKFDLIILDHITYAHKDQAETGALFELIARRYEYRSIAIAANQPFSGWDQIFPDKAMTVAAIDRLVHHGAILEMNAESFRQRAAASTKETLSRPPATTLTDNQSNGES from the coding sequence ATGACCTCCCGCGAGATCGACATCCACACGCTGCCAGGCATGCTGACCACGCTGCGCCTGCCGAGCTTCCACAAACTCTGGGCCGAGACCGCCACCCGCGCCGATACCGAAGGCTGGCCGGCGGCCCGCTTTCTGGCCGTCCTCGCGGAATACGAGCTGGCCGAGCGCGACATGCGCCGCATCCGGCGTCACCTGAACGAGGCACAGCTTCCAGCCGGCAAGACGCTGGCGACCTTTGACTTCAAGGCGCTGCCGACCCTGCCGCGCGCCCGGGTCGAGGCTCTCGCGGCCGGCGACTGGCTGGAGGGCGGCGGCAACCTGATCGCCATCGGCAATTCCGGCACGGGCAAGACGCACGTCCTCTGCGCGATCGGCCATGCCCTGATCGAGACGGGACACCGCGTCTTCTACACCCGCACCAGCGATCTGGTGCAGCGACTTCAAGCCGCCCGCCGCGATCTGGTCCTCGAAGCCGCGCTGGCCAAGCTCGACAAGTTCGACCTGATCATTCTCGACCACATCACCTACGCTCACAAGGATCAAGCCGAGACAGGTGCCCTCTTCGAGCTGATCGCCCGGCGCTACGAATACCGCAGCATCGCCATCGCCGCCAACCAGCCCTTCAGCGGCTGGGACCAGATCTTCCCAGATAAAGCCATGACGGTCGCCGCCATCGACCGCCTCGTCCACCACGGGGCCATCCTGGAGATGAACGCCGAAAGCTTCCGCCAGCGCGCAGCCGCCTCCACTAAGGAGACCCTAAGCAGACCGCCAGCGACAACCCTCACCGACAACCAAAGCAATGGAGAAAGCTGA
- a CDS encoding calcium-binding protein produces MISFLSRLPLFMSGSGPGNRLHSPLEIVPPLPGRVSVSTIVEGTSDNDTLTGTTSDDGMYGRDGNDLLDGLEGADWLSGGAGDDTILGGTGADTLSGGDGEDWLRVDSVQDRGRGGAGTDRLSLVLAEETRSLQVVAEEGRVWVDGVLIADSVERVEATLGAGDDTFAAKQLAWNSYPDFGTLDGGAGTDRLILDFSGPRAGATASFGLYIDLLATWTYNSIPLPDGTMASFRIIGFESAAIVGTDAGDTIGGTNGNDLLRGGKGSDSLDGRGGDDRLEGGAGNDGLSLGGTGSAWGGSGDDTLICSSGVAYGGSGRDTLQGRGGATLAGGADDDLYNVNAFDGPPRIVERHDGGIDTVSSFGGWTLAANVENLNVVYKFNGGASAIGNACDNRITTIGSPDLLNGREGADTLEAGDGNDTLSGGKGNDVLLGGSGNDTFVFGAAPGLRHADYIQGFEGGIDVIELDGALFTGLPAGTLDAHAFAANTTGRAADADDRIIHETDSGVLWFDPDGSGSCGRLQVALLVPSAGAPTLSATDIFIV; encoded by the coding sequence ATGATTTCGTTCCTGTCTCGGCTCCCGTTGTTCATGTCCGGATCCGGCCCTGGCAACCGCTTGCACTCCCCCCTCGAGATTGTCCCGCCCCTGCCCGGACGAGTGTCCGTCTCGACCATCGTCGAGGGCACTTCAGACAACGATACCCTGACCGGCACCACCTCCGACGACGGGATGTACGGCCGCGACGGGAACGACCTGCTCGACGGCCTCGAGGGTGCCGACTGGCTGTCTGGAGGTGCAGGCGACGACACGATCCTTGGCGGGACAGGCGCCGACACGCTGTCCGGTGGTGACGGCGAGGACTGGTTGCGGGTCGACAGCGTGCAAGACCGCGGACGGGGCGGCGCCGGGACCGATCGGCTCAGCCTGGTGCTCGCAGAAGAGACGAGAAGCTTGCAGGTGGTGGCCGAGGAAGGCCGCGTCTGGGTCGATGGGGTTCTGATCGCCGACAGTGTCGAGCGTGTCGAAGCGACCCTTGGCGCAGGCGACGACACGTTCGCCGCCAAGCAGCTCGCCTGGAACAGCTACCCGGATTTCGGCACCCTGGACGGCGGCGCCGGCACGGACCGGCTGATCCTCGACTTCTCCGGGCCGAGGGCGGGCGCGACCGCGAGCTTCGGCCTCTACATCGACCTCCTCGCGACGTGGACCTACAACAGCATCCCTCTTCCGGACGGAACGATGGCCTCGTTCCGGATCATCGGCTTCGAGTCGGCCGCCATTGTCGGGACCGATGCCGGCGACACCATCGGCGGGACGAACGGCAATGACTTGCTCCGGGGAGGCAAGGGCAGCGACTCGCTGGATGGACGCGGCGGCGACGACAGGCTCGAAGGTGGCGCGGGAAACGATGGCCTCTCCCTCGGCGGCACCGGCTCGGCCTGGGGCGGATCGGGCGACGACACCCTCATCTGCAGTTCGGGCGTTGCCTACGGGGGAAGCGGCCGCGACACGCTGCAAGGCAGAGGCGGGGCCACGCTGGCCGGTGGAGCGGACGATGACCTCTACAATGTCAACGCCTTCGACGGACCGCCCCGGATCGTGGAGCGCCACGACGGCGGCATCGACACGGTCAGTTCCTTCGGCGGCTGGACCCTGGCCGCCAACGTCGAGAACCTGAACGTCGTCTACAAGTTCAACGGCGGCGCGAGCGCCATCGGCAACGCCTGCGACAACCGCATCACGACGATTGGTAGCCCCGACCTGCTGAACGGGCGTGAAGGGGCGGACACGCTGGAAGCCGGCGACGGCAACGACACGCTTTCTGGCGGCAAGGGCAACGACGTGCTCCTGGGCGGCAGCGGTAACGACACCTTCGTCTTCGGCGCTGCGCCTGGGCTGCGCCATGCCGACTACATCCAGGGCTTCGAAGGCGGCATCGACGTGATCGAGCTTGACGGCGCCCTCTTCACGGGGCTTCCCGCGGGAACGCTGGATGCGCATGCCTTCGCCGCCAATACCACGGGACGTGCCGCCGATGCGGACGACCGCATCATCCACGAGACGGACAGCGGTGTGCTCTGGTTCGATCCGGATGGCAGCGGATCATGCGGCCGGCTGCAGGTTGCGCTGCTGGTTCCGTCCGCAGGAGCACCGACGCTGTCGGCGACGGACATCTTCATTGTCTAG
- a CDS encoding nucleoside hydrolase-like domain-containing protein, with translation MPLPRVFISTDLRLAAEEKDDSQSLIHALLYQDKMNIVGIAATPSKWNAQDGLVGDIDRIIDTYGLDHAKLAARSGDFKTVEQLKAVSWQGALDTAPGQGWSSPTDSSRAIIAETKKAAAAGEVLNVLTWGGETDLAQALHDDPSIAPHIRFFSIDDQDEAAYAYIKANFKGAFDMWVDNLSTFRGTYASPAGGDWTQDIIKGWHEANARGHGALGDLFAQLSGDIFNVSGVKMGDSPTVFRFLSGDQNDPTKESWGGEFVQRPSGGPGRYYTDNPDDALDFDRPDTDGAMTVYEDRSAWLADFATRLDWLKGDAPAPTPSAPVAGNLLRDASFEGPSVATGQWAELGSTAGWTAIAGGRMEVWDAHGGVTATNGSQFVELDFHSAHDGFFQDVDAATGEAYTLSFDLRARPGAPVSSQGVEVVWNDRVVATATPGTDWGTFTTTVTGAAGTDRLIIREVASQGGDGLGALLDDFVLVRSGAPTGGKAPDMGDAPAPTPPPPAAGNLLRDASFEGPSVATGQWAELGSTAGWTAIAGGRMEVWDAHRGVTATNGSQFVELDVQGARDGFFQDVDAATGQAHTLSFDLRARPGAPASSQGVEVVWNDRVVATATPGTDWGTFTTTVTGAAGTDRLIIREVASQGGDGLGALVDNFVLVRSGAPTGGTAPDTVSVRVSGDAWEGDPAFALLVNGVTVAPSTIVTADHAAGEWQTLTFTGDWDLDGSDQVGVRFLEDRYAGPGRDRNLYVDEVRLNGEANGADRTFFQAGTETWDF, from the coding sequence ATGCCACTGCCCAGAGTCTTCATATCGACCGACCTCAGGCTCGCCGCCGAGGAGAAGGACGACTCCCAGTCGCTCATCCATGCGCTGCTCTACCAAGACAAGATGAACATCGTCGGCATCGCCGCCACCCCGTCCAAGTGGAACGCCCAGGACGGCCTCGTGGGCGACATCGACCGCATCATCGACACCTATGGCCTCGACCACGCCAAGCTCGCCGCGCGCAGCGGCGACTTCAAGACCGTCGAGCAGCTGAAGGCCGTCAGCTGGCAAGGCGCGCTCGACACCGCGCCGGGCCAGGGCTGGTCGAGCCCCACCGACTCCTCCCGCGCCATTATCGCCGAGACCAAGAAGGCCGCGGCCGCAGGGGAGGTGCTCAACGTGCTGACCTGGGGCGGCGAGACCGACCTCGCGCAGGCCCTCCACGACGACCCGTCCATCGCGCCGCACATCCGCTTCTTCAGCATCGACGACCAGGACGAGGCCGCCTACGCCTACATCAAGGCGAACTTCAAGGGCGCCTTCGACATGTGGGTCGACAACCTGTCAACCTTCAGGGGCACCTACGCCAGCCCGGCCGGGGGCGACTGGACGCAGGACATCATCAAGGGCTGGCACGAGGCGAACGCGCGCGGCCATGGCGCGCTCGGGGACCTCTTCGCGCAGCTTTCGGGCGACATCTTCAACGTCTCGGGCGTGAAGATGGGCGACAGCCCCACGGTGTTCCGCTTCCTCAGCGGCGATCAGAACGACCCCACAAAGGAAAGCTGGGGCGGCGAGTTCGTCCAGCGGCCGTCGGGCGGCCCGGGGCGCTACTACACCGACAACCCCGACGACGCGCTCGACTTCGACCGGCCCGACACCGACGGCGCCATGACGGTCTACGAGGACCGCTCGGCCTGGTTGGCGGACTTCGCCACGCGCCTGGACTGGCTGAAGGGCGACGCGCCCGCGCCCACGCCCTCCGCGCCGGTAGCCGGCAACCTCCTGAGGGACGCGTCCTTCGAGGGGCCCTCCGTCGCGACCGGGCAGTGGGCCGAGCTCGGCTCGACCGCCGGCTGGACGGCCATCGCGGGCGGGCGCATGGAGGTGTGGGACGCCCACGGCGGCGTGACCGCCACGAACGGCTCGCAGTTCGTCGAGCTCGACTTCCATAGCGCGCACGACGGCTTCTTTCAGGACGTCGACGCCGCCACGGGCGAGGCCTACACGCTGAGTTTCGACCTGCGCGCGCGCCCCGGCGCGCCCGTCTCGAGCCAGGGCGTCGAGGTGGTGTGGAACGACCGGGTCGTGGCCACGGCCACGCCCGGGACGGACTGGGGCACGTTCACGACCACCGTCACCGGCGCGGCCGGCACGGACCGGCTCATCATCCGCGAGGTGGCCTCCCAGGGCGGCGACGGCCTGGGCGCCCTCCTGGACGACTTCGTGCTCGTCCGGTCCGGAGCCCCGACGGGCGGCAAGGCGCCCGACATGGGCGACGCGCCCGCGCCCACGCCCCCCCCGCCGGCAGCCGGCAACCTCCTGAGGGACGCGTCCTTCGAGGGGCCTTCCGTCGCGACCGGGCAGTGGGCCGAGCTCGGCTCGACCGCCGGCTGGACGGCCATCGCGGGCGGGCGCATGGAGGTGTGGGACGCCCACCGCGGCGTGACCGCCACGAACGGCTCGCAGTTCGTCGAGCTCGACGTCCAGGGCGCGCGCGACGGCTTCTTTCAGGACGTCGACGCCGCCACGGGCCAGGCCCACACGCTGAGCTTCGACCTGCGCGCGCGCCCCGGCGCGCCCGCCTCGAGCCAGGGCGTCGAGGTGGTGTGGAACGACCGGGTCGTGGCCACGGCCACGCCCGGGACGGACTGGGGCACGTTCACGACCACCGTCACCGGCGCGGCCGGCACGGACCGGCTCATCATCCGCGAGGTGGCCTCCCAGGGCGGCGACGGCCTGGGCGCCCTCGTGGACAACTTCGTGCTCGTCCGGTCCGGAGCCCCGACGGGCGGCACGGCCCCCGACACCGTGTCGGTCCGGGTGAGCGGCGACGCGTGGGAGGGCGACCCCGCGTTCGCGCTCCTCGTCAACGGCGTGACGGTCGCCCCGTCCACGATCGTCACGGCGGACCACGCGGCGGGGGAGTGGCAGACGCTCACCTTCACGGGCGACTGGGACCTCGACGGCAGCGACCAGGTCGGCGTCAGGTTCCTCGAGGACCGTTACGCCGGGCCCGGCCGCGACCGCAACCTGTACGTGGACGAGGTCAGGCTGAACGGCGAGGCCAACGGCGCGGACAGGACGTTCTTCCAGGCTGGGACCGAGACCTGGGATTTCTGA
- a CDS encoding type II toxin-antitoxin system ParD family antitoxin, with product MPNVEKLSVALTPELAAALRGAVETGEYASVSEVMREALRDWRQRRLQRSAAIEELRRQWDYGLSSGDALDGPATLETIRTRLATRDPG from the coding sequence ATGCCGAACGTCGAGAAGCTCAGCGTTGCCCTTACGCCGGAACTGGCGGCGGCCCTGCGGGGTGCGGTGGAAACCGGGGAATATGCGTCCGTCAGCGAAGTGATGCGGGAAGCACTGCGCGACTGGCGGCAACGCCGGCTTCAGCGCAGCGCAGCCATCGAGGAGTTGCGCCGCCAGTGGGATTACGGGCTTTCCAGCGGTGACGCTCTGGATGGTCCGGCGACCCTCGAGACCATTCGGACCCGGCTGGCGACGCGCGATCCCGGCTGA